The sequence below is a genomic window from bacterium 336/3.
TCTTGGGCTGATGGTATTCAGTGGCATTTTTTTATTACAGAAACAGAAAAATGTTCATCCAAGAGTATGCTTTGCTTCATCGAAAATGACAAAGTTAAGAAACGTATTTTTGAGTTTGTAAGTAAAAAGAGAGTTCTCGTCATAGATGCTTTCAAACAAACTTCCTATACTTTTGAAACAGACCAAAAAACAAAAAATATTCTATTTCCTGAAATCTCAGAGTTTAAAGAAAAGCAAGTTTGTTATGGGGTTTATACCAGTAAGACTCTCTATCTATTTGATGAAAGTGGTAATTATATACCTAAGTAAAACTAAAAAGCTCCAAAATTTTGGAGCTTTTTAGTTTTTTATTTGAATGCAGGAATACCTGTAATTTCGTGACCTAAAATGAGCAAGTGAATATCGTGTGTACCTTCATAAGTAACCACACTTTCAAGGTTCATCATGTGTCGCATAATAGGATACTCGTTTGTAATACCCATACCACCATGTATCTGGCGAGCTTCACGAGCTGTATTCAAAGCAATTTCAATACTATTACGTTTTGCAAGTGAAATTTGAGATGAAGTAGCTTTTCCCTCATTCATCAAAGAACCCAAACGCCAACAAACCAGCTGAGCTTTGGTGATTTCTGTAAGCATTTCTGCTAATTTTTTCTGTATCAATTGGAATGCTCCAATCGGCTTACCAAACTGAATACGCTCTGCTGCATATTTACGAGCAGACTCATAACAATCCATGGCTACACCCAAAGCTCCCCAAGAAATTCCATAACGAGCTGAGTCTAAGCATTTCATAGGAGCGTTCAGCCCATCAGCCAATGGTAATAAATTTTCTTTAGGAACTTTTACATTATCAAATACCAATTCGCCTGTAATGCTTGCTCTCAAAGACCATTTTCCATGTATTTCAGGAGCAGAAAAGCCTTCCATTCCTTTTTCTACAATTAAACCTTTGATTCTACCATCTTCATTTTTAGCCCAAACCACAGCCACATCAGCATAAGGTGAATTTGAAATCCACATTTTAGCACCATTGAGCAAATAATGGTCTCCCATGTCTTTGAAATTGGTGACCATTCCACTTGGATTTGAGCCAAAGTCTGGTTCAGTTAATCCGAAACACCCCAAAAACTCACCACTCGCCAATTTTGGTAAAAACTTCTTTTTCTGCTCTTCAGAACCAAATTTATAAATAGGATACATCACAAGAGAGCCTTGTACCGAAGCCGTAGAACGCATACCAGAATCACCTCTTTCCACTTCTTGCATCATCAGACCATACGAGATATAGTCTAATCCACCACAACCATATTCTTGAGGTAAAGTAGGACCAAAAACACCCAAATCACCAAATTTTTTCACAATCTCATAAGGAAAGTGATTATTTTCATACCATTGTTCGATATAAGGAGAAATTTCTTTTTTTACAAAATCTCTAACAGCTTGACGAATCATTTTTTGTTCTTCATTGAACAAGTCATCCAACTGATAGAAATCTGGATGTTCAAAAGTATCTTGTTTCAATCTTTTTTCAAATACTTTCGTTTTTGCGTTGTTTTGTCCTTCTTGGGTAAGCATAATTTATTGTTTTTTAAAGGTTTTATAGACTGCCTTTACATGAAGCAATTACAATTTGTTTACTTTCAGTGTTTTGCAAAAATAGTTTTTTTTAATCAGATTACAAAGAAAAGCCTTTATTTTGAAGTAAAGATGAAGATCACCCCTGTTTCCCAATGAAAAAATATTTTGTTTTTTAGAAAAATTCCAAATAAAAAATCGCATATTTACATTCATTTTTTATATTTATTCTACTGAAACAACAAGACACAAAATCATCATGAAGAAACTCTTTACGAGTCTATTATGTACGCTATTAGTTATGCAAGGGATTGCACAAAATAGCCTAGAAAAAGTAGTAACCTACTTGAAAAATCAAAAAGGCATCATAACCAAGTCAGAAGACTGGAAAGTAACTGATGAAATTTCTTATCCTGAAACTGGTATTACTTATGTTTATTTACGTCAAGTACATCAAGGAATAGAAATTTACAATTCTTCAATAAGTATCATGATAAAAAATGGTGAAGTAAAAAGCTTTGCGGGGAATATTTATCAAAATTATAAAGTTGCTTCTTCTCGTTTTGGGTTACAAGCACCTGATGCTATCAGAAAAGCTGTACAAGAGCTTTCACCTAAAAATGCTCTCCTTCAAGTTCGATTACTTCCACAAGCAGGGCAAAATAAATCAGGATTTGAAGTTTATGATAAAGGCTCTTTTTCTTATGAAAATGTGCCTATCAAAAAAGTTTATTTCTTAGATGAAGAAAACAAGTTACAAACAGCTTGGAATTTATCTTTCGCTCCTATAGGTACATCTGACTGGTGGGATGTAGTAGTAGATGCTAACAATGGCAAAACGATTCATAAGGCTAATTGGACAACCAAATGTAACTTTGACCATTCTTCAACAAGAATTCCTTCAAAACACAATCATTCTCAAGCATGTACAAATGCTTCTATTAATAATAAACGTTCAGATGGTGCATCTTACAGAGTTTTTGATTTACCAGTAGAAAGTCCTATTCATGGAGGTAGAACATTGGTAACTAACCCTGCTGATGCATTAGCTTCTCCTTTTGGCTGGCATGATACCAATGGGGCAGTCGGAGCAGACTTCACAACTACCCAAGGAAATAACGTACATGCCTATGAAGACCGAGCTAACACTAATTCACCTGGTTTTAGCCCTGATGGTGGAGTTTCTTTAGTTTTTGATTTTCCTTACACAACCACCACTCTACCAGCAGACTATCTAAATTTTGCTATTACCAATACATTTTTCATGAGCAATATGATTCATGATATATTCTATCATTTAGGTTTTGATGAGCCTTCAGGCAATTTCCAAACCAACAATTATGGTAGAGGTGGTGCTGGAAATGATGCCGTTCGTGCAGAAGCTCAAGATGGTAGTGGAAGAAATAATGCTAATTTTGGTACACCTCCTGATGGCTCTAACCCTCGTATGCAGATGTTTATCTGGGATGCTCGTACAACCAATAAGTTTTTGACTATCGATTCTCCAAGTGGTATTGCTGGAGAATATGTTACAGGAACAGCACAATTTGGTGCTACTATCACAAGTACGCCTGTAACAGGCAATTTGGTTCTTGTAAATGATGGTTCTGCAACTCCGACACTTGGTTGCTCTGCAAGTCCTGCTGGTTCGCTTACAGGTAAAATTGCTGTAGTAGATAGAGGTGATTGTGCCTTTACTATCAAAGTAAAAAATGCTCAAACAGCAGGTGCAATTGGTGTTATTATTGTAAATAATGTATCCGGTAGTGTTGGTAATATGTCTGGAACAGATGCTACCATTACCATTCCATCTGTGATGATTAGTTTAGAAGATGGTGCAAACATCAAGACTACCTTGCAGACACAAACAGTTTCAGGTTCTTTGGTTACCACACCCAGCCCAACAGTAGTAGATACAGATAGTGATTTAGATAATGGTATCATCATCCATGAATATGGACATGGTATTTCAACACGTCTCACAGGTGGTCCTGCAAATTCAAGTTGTTTGAACAATGTTGAACAAATGGGTGAAGGCTGGAGTGATTATTTTGGTATTGTATTAACGATGAAATCTACAGATACTCCTACACAACTAAGAGGTGTTGGAACGTATGTAATGGGACAAGCTACAAATGGAGGAGGTATTAGACCCGCTCCTTATACTACAAACAGAAGTGTAAATAATTTTACTTATTCAGATTTACCTAATACATCTATTTCTCAACCACATGGAATTGGCTTTTTGTGGTGTACAATGCTTTGGGATATGACATGGAAATTTGTAGATAGATATGGTTTTGATGCAAATTTAAAAACAGGTAATGGTGGAAATAGAAGAGCCTTAAAATTGGTAGTAGAAGGTTTAAAACTACAACCTTGTAGTCCTGGTTTTGTAGATGGTAGAGATGCTATCTTAAAGGCAAACAAAGAACTTAATGGTGGAGCAGATTTGGACATTATTTGGGAGGCTTTTGCTGATAGAGGTTTAGGTTATTATGCCAGTCAAGGTAGTTCAAATAATAGAAACGATGGTGTAGCTGATTTTACTCGTCCTCCACTTTGCCCTGCTGATGCAGGTAGTTTAACACGCCCAAGTAATACAGGTAATGGTGTTATCAAAATAGAAAAAGGTAAAGATATTGGTGCTTTTAGAAGAATTTACAATAATACAGATCAAAGAGATCCTGCTGATCCTAATAATACTTATACATTTGGGGAAAATTATACCTATACATTTTTACTTACAAGAAATGATACAATTATTGTAAGTAATCTTACAGGTGATTTTGATTATAGTACTTTGCCAGTAGGAATATACACTTTATGGGGAATGTCTTTTAAAACTCTTCCTACAAGCCTTAATACATATTTAACTGGAAAAGTAAAAATTAATACTATTCAAGCTGATATTACAGCTGGTTCTGTTTGTGCAGAATTAACAAAAAGTTATTCCTCAGGTAGTGAAGCTTCTATTGAGATTATTAGTACTAATAATGGGACAACTGATCCTTTAAGTATATCAGAACCTTTGAGTGCTAAAACACAAATTTACCCTAATCCTGCTTCTAGTGAATTTAACTTAAATATTACTGGAGAGGCTGGTAAACTATTTAATCTTACTATTTACAATGCACAAGGTAAATTGTTAGAAAAACATACTATCAACACCAATTCTGTTAATTTCACAAAGAAATTTAACCTTAGCAAATGGTCAAGAGGTGTTTATTTAATAAAATTAGAAAATGAAGGAAGAATTTTCACTGATAAACTCGTTATTGAATAAAAAATATAAGTCTATTGTAAATAAAGGCTCGCTAAAAATAGCGAGCCTTTATTTATTTATTCTATCATTAATTGAGCCGTTTGAGCTCCAATATTAGTACCAATAGCTACTCCCATTCCATTGAGTGCCACCCCCAACGCTATATTAGAGGAACAAAGTTCCACAACAGGCTTTCTGTTAGGTGTATAAGCCATAATACCAGCCCAAGTTTGTTCTATTTCAAAGTTTTGATTGGGTAAGATAAGCGTAGAAAGTTTAAGCTTGAGATTATCTATAATTTTTTCAGTAGTTATCATCTCTGTTGTGGTTTCGCCTTCAAAATCAATATTGCGACCACCTCCGAATAAGATTTGTTCTTTTCCCACATTTCTAAAGTAATAAAAGCCCTCATCAAAATGAAAATTACCTTTAATTTTGAGATTTTTAATAGGCTTTGTTACCAATACTTGCCCACGCCCTGGTTTTATAGATAAATGTGAAAAAAATTGGTTGATGAATGCATTCGTACAAATAGCTACCTTTTTAGCTTTAAAGTTGATATGATTATTCACTAAAATTTCTACTCCAGACTTAAAATCCTTAAACTGATTCACTGTGCAACCATTAAGAATTTTCACACCCTTTTTCTGAAGATAATTAAGTAAACTTGTGATAAGTTTTCCTGTATGCAATTGTCCTTCAAAGGCATTGTTTACCAGTATTTTAGCAAGGCTATTATTCAAGCCAAAATCTTTTATCTTATTTGGATGAGTTATTGAAAATACATCTTTATCAAATATTTTCTTGAGTAGTTTATTAAGTTTTTTTATTTTATCCTCGAAATTTTCAGGTACATCTAAAATAATCTCATGGCTCCCTGTTTGTTCGAATCCAGTCTTATTATCTAATAACCGTTTTCTTAAAGCATTTAAGCCTTGCCATCTTTTATCAACAAGTTCTAACATAGCTTCTTCACCTACATGGTCAATATCCCATAATAATTCCGTTGGATTCCCAAAACATGCAAAACCTGCATTTTTTGTACTCGCTCCCAATGGAAATACACCTCTTTCTAAAATCAATATTTTTTTGCGAGGAAATTTTTCTATAAGAGTAGCAGCCGTAGATAACCCTACTATCCCACTCCCCACTATAATATAATCATAGTTTACAAATGACTCTTTTTCCCAAAAGCTCAACATAAAAGTTTAATCTATTTTAAATCGTATCATTATGATAAAGATAGTGTTTTTGTAGTATTTTAAATAAAAAAGCCTACAAAAAGTAATATTTTGTAGGCTTTCAGCTTGTTTATAAAATTTTCTATTCTATTACTAATTTCCTTCTTACAAGTCCTTTATCTGTCTGAATAAGAACCCAATACAAACCTTTTGATACTTGGGGTAAATTTATTTGCTCTTGGTCATCAATTTTGGTTTCATAGACAATTTGTCCTAATTGATTCAGTATTTTAAATGATGCATTCTGAATATTGAGGCTACTACTCTTTATACTTATCTTAGTATTAGCAGGATTAGGATAAATAGAAAGTTCATTATCTATTTCTTTTTCTAAGGCAGTCGTAAAGCTGATACCTTGTAGTGCTATATTCTGTGATAATGCAGGCGTTATATTTGTTTTGGTTGCCATTACCCTATACACATAATTTTTAGCATATTCTATGGTGTTGTCAGAATAAGTCGTTTGGTTTGCAGATACCGTTTTAATGGTTGTAAATACACTTGTTGGAGCATTTTCTCTTCTTTGAATTTCAAAAACTGTTTCATCCGAATTGTCTTGCCAAGCCAAATCTACCTGCCCTATACAATACTTTTCTCCCAACTCGTTGGTTTGTAAGTTTGTAACAGAAAGTACAGGTTTACCCATATCTACTGTAATATCAGAACTAAAGGAATCTGTTGTTGTACCATTAGATACAGTCAAGGTAACTTTATATACTCCCGATTTTGCAAAAGTAACAGCAGGAGGTGTTTTTCCTGAAAATGTACTTGGAGAAGCACCACCTAAACCATTTACATCAAAATTCCAGTTCCAATTAGTAATATTGGGTGTAGAATGCGTAAAACGAGATGATTCATCTGTAAAATTTACTACTAAACCATTCACACCTGTTTCTTTATCTTTGGCATATTTAGCGAATAATTTATTGAGTGTAGTAACTGTTGCTGAAGGATTTAGAGATGCTCCACTAATTATGAGAGAATAATCTTGCGAAGCTGTAAGCGTCCCCTTATGATATATTTCTATACTATAAACTTGACCAATTACTGGGCTTTCTATGATAATTTTTTCAACATTATCCCTCACATTATCACCTTTGGTTGCAGGTGATGATGGATTTGCAGGGTCTAAAATCCAAGGCATATAAAAGTTTGTTCCTTGCCAAGCTCTTATATCAAGGTCGTGTACAAGCATTTTATTTGCAGGATTTACCACACCACCTTGGGCAGGTGTGCCTTTAGGGTCTGTCCAAGCAATTGTAATTTCAATTGGATCAGTGCTTAATGCAGTTACATTTAAAGTGTGAGATGTTCCATTTGTTAAAGTTCTTTCTTGAATAAGAGCTGATGTACCATTATTGGTGATCATTTCAGCTGCTTTTTTTACATTCACCAATCCCCAACCAAACGCATAATCTGGTCCGGGAGCTATACCTGCTTCATCTGCTGTATGAATAGTAAGAGCTTTTAAAGTTGCAGCTTTCATAAAATTACCACTATTTATATTTTTATAGTGTTGTTGAAGCAAAATAAGAGAACCTGCCACATTAGGTGTAGCCATAGATGTACCATTCATAGACCCGTAGGCATTATCACTTCCTGATACAGAAGAAAAAATTCCTACACCAGCTCCTACTACATCTGGTTTGATGCGACCATCATCAGTAGGTCCCCAACAGCTAAAAGTAGACATTACAACAGAAGTCGCATCTACATAATTGGTTTGGATATTTACTGCTCCAACAGTTAGTACATTTTTTGAAAGTCCTCTACCTGTAATTAAATCATAACCACCACTACCAGTATTTGCACTTGTATTTCTATCATTACCAGCAGCAAAACAAGGTAAGTAATAAGGGGCATTATAAACTAAATTATCCCAATTGGCAGCAT
It includes:
- a CDS encoding acyl-CoA dehydrogenase; amino-acid sequence: MLTQEGQNNAKTKVFEKRLKQDTFEHPDFYQLDDLFNEEQKMIRQAVRDFVKKEISPYIEQWYENNHFPYEIVKKFGDLGVFGPTLPQEYGCGGLDYISYGLMMQEVERGDSGMRSTASVQGSLVMYPIYKFGSEEQKKKFLPKLASGEFLGCFGLTEPDFGSNPSGMVTNFKDMGDHYLLNGAKMWISNSPYADVAVVWAKNEDGRIKGLIVEKGMEGFSAPEIHGKWSLRASITGELVFDNVKVPKENLLPLADGLNAPMKCLDSARYGISWGALGVAMDCYESARKYAAERIQFGKPIGAFQLIQKKLAEMLTEITKAQLVCWRLGSLMNEGKATSSQISLAKRNSIEIALNTAREARQIHGGMGITNEYPIMRHMMNLESVVTYEGTHDIHLLILGHEITGIPAFK